A genomic region of Ewingella sp. CoE-038-23 contains the following coding sequences:
- a CDS encoding DUF2184 domain-containing protein, translated as MFTFDQATVDGTGAFLIGELERLDQTLNMPLAGYTWSRDIQLREDVSIADDISSFTNSSFAAAGTPNPNGKNWIGKNSTAIAGVNLDIAKTGFPLTLWGMELGWTVVELAAAAQVGRPVDTQKFDGMQLKWNMDTDEQVYRGDSQLGVKGLFNYTGVSLGNATKTWASSTNQEILDSINKILTDAWMASGYTLVPRDLRLPPKAFALLSQRIVSDAGNQSLLTYLQQNTIAFHQNGVPLNIYAVKWLEGAGVGGTDRMVAYTNDKKYVRFPMVPLQNVPIQYRGIYQLTTYYGKLGAVESPYPETMAYLDGI; from the coding sequence ATGTTTACTTTTGACCAAGCCACCGTAGACGGTACCGGCGCGTTCCTGATCGGCGAACTTGAGCGCCTCGATCAGACTCTGAACATGCCTCTGGCGGGGTACACCTGGTCGCGCGATATTCAACTGCGCGAAGACGTCTCTATTGCTGATGACATCAGCTCATTCACCAACAGCTCGTTTGCCGCAGCGGGTACGCCAAATCCTAATGGTAAAAACTGGATTGGTAAGAACTCCACCGCTATCGCGGGTGTGAATCTCGACATTGCCAAAACTGGTTTCCCACTGACTCTCTGGGGGATGGAGCTGGGCTGGACCGTTGTCGAACTGGCCGCCGCTGCCCAAGTAGGCCGTCCGGTAGATACGCAGAAGTTCGATGGCATGCAACTGAAGTGGAACATGGATACCGACGAACAGGTTTATCGGGGCGACAGCCAGCTGGGTGTGAAAGGTCTCTTCAACTACACCGGCGTTTCTCTGGGTAATGCAACAAAGACCTGGGCATCATCCACTAATCAGGAAATCTTGGATTCAATCAACAAGATCCTGACCGATGCATGGATGGCTTCGGGTTATACCCTGGTCCCGCGTGATCTGCGCCTTCCACCAAAGGCGTTCGCGCTTCTGTCACAGCGCATCGTATCCGATGCCGGTAATCAGTCGCTCCTGACCTATCTGCAACAAAATACCATCGCCTTCCATCAGAACGGTGTACCGCTAAATATCTACGCGGTGAAATGGCTTGAAGGCGCAGGCGTAGGGGGTACCGATCGTATGGTGGCTTACACCAATGATAAGAAATATGTCCGCTTCCCGATGGTTCCGCTGCAAAACGTACCGATTCAGTATCGCGGTATCTACCAGCTGACAACCTACTACGGCAAGTTGGGTGCGGTGGAATCGCCATACCCTGAAACCATGGCCTATCTGGACGGCATTTAA
- a CDS encoding structural cement protein Gp24 — translation MTAYLYRMPVGIAGAISRPQDLTTEPVILNAANTFSFYGLAGKDSADGKFIPLVASDPATVITGLYVRPYPTTSTPDLVRQVGNTSNFSGDVMKRGYMTVNIGSTAVNLTKGSPVYVRNANPTAASPLGAILGAAITDETLVLPNATFTGAGDATGNAEIAYNI, via the coding sequence ATGACCGCATACCTCTACCGGATGCCAGTAGGCATCGCCGGGGCTATCTCACGCCCGCAAGACCTGACCACCGAGCCGGTAATCCTGAATGCTGCGAATACTTTCAGCTTTTACGGTCTCGCCGGTAAAGACAGCGCGGATGGCAAATTTATCCCGCTTGTGGCATCAGATCCTGCCACCGTGATTACCGGGCTTTACGTCCGCCCGTACCCAACCACATCGACGCCGGATCTGGTTCGTCAGGTTGGTAACACCAGCAACTTCAGCGGTGATGTGATGAAGCGCGGCTATATGACCGTGAACATCGGCAGCACCGCTGTGAATCTGACTAAAGGCTCACCGGTTTACGTGCGCAATGCCAATCCGACGGCCGCCAGCCCGCTGGGCGCAATTCTGGGGGCAGCAATCACCGATGAAACATTAGTACTGCCAAACGCAACATTTACTGGCGCTGGCGATGCTACCGGCAATGCCGAAATCGCTTACAACATCTAA
- a CDS encoding STY1053 family phage-associated protein, with product MAKKTIRVHTPFNFNFEDGASQRFETGEHTVDDLVADHWFVKAHADITGKAKSAADTKEFQSQIDSLTAHLAEKDKTIVELQTVSEEKTQQIDSLTAQLAALQAPVVEEANDGKKSKSTDSK from the coding sequence ATGGCTAAAAAAACTATCCGAGTTCATACGCCGTTCAACTTCAATTTTGAAGATGGCGCCAGTCAGCGCTTTGAAACTGGCGAGCATACTGTTGATGATCTTGTGGCGGATCACTGGTTCGTTAAGGCGCACGCCGACATTACTGGTAAAGCAAAGTCGGCTGCTGACACGAAAGAGTTTCAGTCTCAAATCGACAGCCTGACTGCTCATTTGGCCGAGAAGGATAAAACCATCGTCGAACTCCAGACGGTCAGCGAAGAAAAGACCCAGCAGATCGACAGCCTGACTGCTCAGTTGGCGGCTTTACAAGCGCCAGTTGTTGAGGAAGCCAACGATGGCAAGAAATCGAAATCTACCGACAGTAAGTGA